One Actinomadura viridis genomic region harbors:
- a CDS encoding low molecular weight protein-tyrosine-phosphatase, producing the protein MPYRVTFVCTGNICRSPMAEWILRHHVEEEGLDVEVDSSGTGGWHVGDGADPRTVEALRRAGYRSAHIARRFEEGWFAAYDLIVALDEGHARALRSLAPDAGARHRIRLLREFDPAAGDGDLDVPDPYYGGVADFDEVLRLVEAAIPGLLDEVRAALREA; encoded by the coding sequence ATGCCGTACCGCGTCACGTTCGTCTGCACGGGCAACATCTGCCGTTCGCCGATGGCCGAGTGGATCCTGCGCCACCACGTGGAGGAGGAGGGCCTGGACGTCGAGGTCGACAGCTCCGGCACGGGCGGCTGGCATGTCGGCGACGGCGCCGATCCCCGCACGGTCGAGGCCCTCCGGCGGGCCGGGTACCGTTCGGCGCACATCGCGCGGCGGTTCGAGGAGGGCTGGTTCGCCGCCTACGACCTGATCGTCGCGCTGGACGAGGGGCACGCGCGGGCACTGCGCTCGCTGGCCCCCGACGCCGGCGCCCGGCACCGGATCCGGCTGCTGCGGGAGTTCGACCCCGCGGCGGGCGACGGCGACCTGGACGTCCCCGACCCCTACTACGGCGGCGTGGCGGACTTCGACGAGGTCCTCAGGCTGGTCGAGGCGGCCATACCGGGCCTGCTGGACGAGGTGCGCGCGGCCCTCCGGGAGGCGTGA
- a CDS encoding fructosamine kinase family protein, which translates to MAALRRERVEELLGDGARVASIADLGSSHAWTLHRVSLDGGGELFVKAAPDQAGVFAAEAAGLRWLAAGGGAEPPVPEVVAADEHMLVLPWLPTAAPTARAAERFGRELAAMHAASPPAAYGASWEGFIADLPLDNTLVEGAWPGWYAERRLAPFLRRGASDLGPDGVRLVERVIEGIDALAGPPEPPARVHGDLWSGNVLWTDGRAMVIDPAAHGGHRETDLAMLALFGAPHLDRVVAAYDEAAALADGWRERVPLHQLHPLLVHVALFGAGYRSRTVEAARAALASAG; encoded by the coding sequence ATGGCCGCGCTCCGCCGGGAACGCGTCGAGGAACTGCTCGGCGACGGCGCGCGGGTCGCGTCGATCGCCGATCTCGGGTCCAGCCATGCCTGGACGCTGCACCGCGTGTCCCTGGACGGCGGCGGCGAGCTGTTCGTCAAGGCCGCCCCCGACCAGGCGGGCGTGTTCGCGGCGGAGGCGGCGGGGCTGCGCTGGCTCGCCGCCGGAGGCGGGGCGGAACCGCCCGTTCCGGAGGTCGTCGCCGCCGACGAGCACATGCTGGTCCTGCCGTGGTTGCCCACAGCCGCCCCCACCGCGCGGGCCGCCGAGCGGTTCGGGCGCGAGCTGGCGGCGATGCACGCGGCCTCGCCCCCGGCCGCCTACGGCGCGTCCTGGGAGGGCTTCATCGCCGATCTCCCGCTCGACAACACCCTCGTGGAGGGTGCGTGGCCGGGCTGGTACGCCGAGCGGCGCCTGGCGCCGTTCCTGCGCCGCGGCGCGTCCGATCTGGGACCGGACGGCGTGCGGCTGGTCGAGCGCGTCATCGAGGGGATCGACGCCCTGGCGGGCCCGCCGGAGCCGCCCGCCCGCGTCCACGGCGACCTGTGGTCCGGCAACGTCCTGTGGACGGACGGCCGCGCCATGGTGATCGATCCGGCCGCCCACGGCGGGCACCGGGAGACCGATCTGGCCATGCTGGCGCTGTTCGGGGCCCCGCACCTGGACCGCGTCGTCGCCGCCTACGACGAGGCCGCGGCCCTCGCGGACGGCTGGCGGGAGCGCGTCCCGCTGCACCAGCTGCATCCGCTGCTGGTGCACGTGGCGCTGTTCGGAGCGGGGTACCGGTCCCGGACGGTCGAGGCCGCCCGCGCCGCGCTCGCGTCCGCGGGCTGA